A genomic region of Phragmites australis chromosome 2, lpPhrAust1.1, whole genome shotgun sequence contains the following coding sequences:
- the LOC133909781 gene encoding transcription factor MYB62-like produces MSQRKGPMAATSKHEADEIELRRGPWTLEEDNLLMNYIACHGEGRWNLLARCSGLKRTGKSCRLRWLNYLKPDIKRGNLTPEEQLLILELHSKWGNRWSRIAQHLPGRTDNEIKNYWRTRVQKQARQLKVDANSAVFRDAVRCHWMPRLFEMMAADTSAHRVEMPPPLHPAHIAGMASSSPIYGSQQSQHDANAVSGGSYHHQHWYPVDPSPSTSTSGSGSTPAALPPVPCFSELSWVDPYGPGDLVDGAGLFDSGELGSLGLDGLELGPADCDYSDSTLLEYLNSTCTGSAVMMMSSGNVHSNCGALGGDGDYGSTWRTDELYRQAAARKLGDQWGGGI; encoded by the exons ATGTCTCAGAGGAAAGGGCCCATGGCTGCGACTAGCAAGCATGAGGCCGATGAAATAGAACTGAGGAGAGGCCCCTGGACACTGGAGGAGGACAACCTGCTCATGAACTACATTGCTTGCCACGGCGAGGGCCGCTGGAATCTCCTTGCCCGCTGCTCCG GGTTGAAGAGGACGGGCAAGAGCTGCCGGCTCAGGTGGCTCAACTACCTCAAGCCTGACATAAAGCGCGGCAATCTCACCCCGGAGGAGCAGCTCCTCATCCTTGAGCTCCATTCCAAGTGGGGAAATAG GTGGTCCAGGATAGCGCAGCACCTGCCGGGCCGGACGgacaacgagatcaagaacTACTGGCGGACGCGGGTGCAGAAGCAGGCGCGGCAGCTCAAGGTGGACGCCAACAGCGCCGTCTTCCGCGACGCCGTCCGCTGCCACTGGATGCCGCGCCTGTTCGAGATGATGGCCGCCGACACGTCCGCGCACCGCGTCGagatgccgccgccgctccaccCCGCGCACATCGCCGGcatggcctcctcctcgccgatCTACGGCAGCCAGCAGAGCCAGCACGACGCGAACGCGGTCAGCGGTGGCAGCTACCACCACCAGCACTGGTACCCCGTCGACCCGAGCCCGAGCACGTCGACGTCCGGCTCCGGCTCGACGCCGGCAGCGCTCCCACCGGTGCCCTGCTTCTCCGAACTGAGCTGGGTCGACCCGTACGGCCCCGGCGATCTCGTCGACGGCGCCGGCTTGTTTGACTCGGGGGAGCTGGGAAGCCTCGGCCTGGACGGGCTGGAATTGGGCCCAGCCGACTGCGACTACTCGGACTCGACGCTCCTGGAGTACCTGAACTCGACCTGCACTGGCAGCGCCGTGATGATGATGAGCAGCGGCAACGTCCACAGTAACTGCGGCGCCTTGGGTGGCGATGGCGACTACGGCTCGACGTGGCGCACGGACGAGCTATACCGCCAGGCGGCGGCGAGAAAGCTCGGCGACCAGTGGGGAGGAGGAATCTAG